ATCCATGGTCATTCCTGCCTTCATTCCCGTATTAGTACCATATGTTCCAAGTTTAAATAAAGCACCGTTAAAAACTAAAGGAGCCGATTGAGCTACAGTTGTTTTAAGAACTCCATTCAAATAAGCTTTTATATTTTGTAAACTGTTGTCGTAAACAAATATTAAATCTACCAATGCCGGAGTAGTAGAAAAAACACCAGGAATATCTACGTTAGACATTCCGTTAGCAGTTAATCTTACTCCTCCTGTACCCGGAGCACCATTTGTAAACATACGGAAAGAATTTCCGCCGGTTAGAGCATCTCCCAAAAGATAATATACTGTGGTTACATCACTTGTATAATTATTAAATTTTAAATGAATTGTCCAAGATCCGCTTAAGGCAAGATTCCATTTCGTATTGAAATAATTTGAGGTTCCTGTAGAGCCGCTGCCTATTAAGCCATTCCCTAAGCAAGTCGTATTATTTCCCAGAGTTAAGTTGCCCACAATTTCACCTGTCTGTGTTCCTGTCGGAGGATTCGTCGCTAGGTTTGGAATGTTAGAAGCTGTACCTTCAAATTTATAATATAAAATTTCAGGAGTTTGCGCCTTTAAAGTAAAAAAAGCATTCATTAATAGAAAAAGATAGATTTTTGCCTTCATATTTTTTGTTTTTTCAATTTTATCTAAATTTAATAATTATTACAATAAATCAAACAAACAAAAGAAACAAATATCAAATCAACAACTATATTAGCAATTCAATAAAATAATTTCAATACAACCTATACAAATACCGACAATTTTTTCAAAGTTTTTTTGTGCTCAAAGAAATTAAGGATTCCAAAAATCACAACTATTTGGGCTAGAAAAGGAAACAGTAAAGTAACTAAAGCATAAACGAGGTTTCCGGGATAATCAGTTTTAAATAATAAATAAGCATACTTCCCCTCTTTAGCAAAAATCTGGGCCATAGTAGTCGTACCCACAACCATAATTCCTATATTTTGCTGATAGATGGAATAGAATGATCTTCCCTTAAATTTAAAATCGCTTTTGACGTATTTTCTGATTTTATAATTAAATGCCCACACCAGACCGGGAGCTAATAAAAATACTAAATTCTGACCCCGAAAAAAGTCGGTGTATATTTCCTGACTGTTAGAAAGATAAATGAATAATAAGTTTATCCCAAAAGAAATTAGAGCATACAAAACAGACTTTTTAAGAATCTTGTTATACTTTGCCTTAACAATTTTCTTCACTATCACAGGAATCTTTTCAGAATAAAATGCCGAATAGGTCGTCATTTTAAACTCACTCTCCCATAATTTCTGAGTTTTCAGAAACGCCTCATCAAAACTTATGTTTTCGTTCTTCTGAATATTTAAAACCTGTGAAGCCATATGATCTTCCACTTCCAATAAAATATCCAACGGAAGTTTTTGAAAAATAAGGTAATCTCTGATAAGATTCAGGTGTTCTGGATTCATGATAGTAATACATTAATTTTTTTAGCTCTTAAATACAGAAGCTGAATTTGTACGGCAACACTATATAAAATAATGAGCTGATTTACTATGGGTTTCCAAAACTCGAATGTTTTAAAAAAATACCCTGCCACCGGAAAAACTAAAACAGCTAACAATATATTCCTTAACAGTAAAGGATGAAAACCTAATTGCTGATATTCCCGGAAACTCATTTTTTTCCCAATAAAATTATACATTAGAATACTTATAAAAGTTAAAAGCACCAAAATCTCCGTATAAAAAAACAACTCTTCAGAAACAAAAAAAGTTAATCCCACCAGCAGAGAAAAAAGAAGTGACGACCATATCACCTTTTTAAATCTTGTTTGTAATATCCTTTTTTCTATCCTTGCGACCTTTCTGAATGAAAAAATATCTGCTTTTACCATTTCAAGCTCGTATTCCCAATTCAATTTTACATTTACAAAAGCTTCTTGGAAACTGATTCCGTTTTTATCCATCGATTGAGAAATCTGCATGACAAAATGATCATAAACTTCAGCAAATACAACCAGGCTCAATCTTTTGCCTTTTAGGTATTTTTCTATTTGTATAAGGTATTCTTTATTCATTACTGTGACAGATTAAAGAGTTTTAAGATAGGGATTTATCTTTTTCATAGATTTTACAAAAGCAATCTGAGAAAAAAAACCAAATGAATATAAAAAGGAATAAGTACAGACTAAAATAAATGCAACACAACCCATTCCTGTGGGATTATCTACAAAATTAAATAACCTTTCCCCCATTTTTAAAAGAGAAGTTCCTCCATATCCAATTATAAAACTAAGAATAAAAATTATTGTATTTAACCCTTGATAAACATTAATTTGTAATGGTTTAAGCTTAGAAATCAAAAGAAAATTTTTGATATTAAAAAGATAATGAAAAGCAGGAAGTCCCATAAAAATAAACAGAAAATATCTCATTAAATTGATAAAATTTTCTTGTGTATTATTTTTGATAAGTAAAATGACACTTAAAACAATAGCTATAGTCAGCAATGAGCTTTGGAGCAAAATCTGATTAATTTTTTGTTGTTTAATTTTTTTTGCAAAAGCAGAAGCTTCCTTTCCAGAGTAATTTTTTATCATTCTTAGCTCATCACTCCAAATTTGCTTTACATCATTAAAAGCGTCGTCAAAGGAAATATTCTGAATCATAAGATCATCAATTTGGCTTAAAAAATGATCTTCCAATTCTATTAATAAATCTAACGAAATTTTTTTGGAAAGAAGATAGACACGAACTTCTTTTTTGTGCTCTACCGATATCATATATCAAAAATAGTTTTAAGATTAAACAGATAGCTTTTCATTTCGTTTTCCTGTAATGCCTGTTGTTTTTTTCCTTTATCCGTAAGCAGATAATATTTTCGGTTTCTGCCGTTGATTTCCTGCACCTCAGAGGTAATAATTCCGTCCGCTTCCAATTTGTGCAAGAGAGGATACAACGCACCTTCCGTCATTTCCAATTCTCCTTCCGTAAGCTCTTTTGCACGCTGTGTGATTTGATAACCATACATTTTAACTTCCTTTGAAAGCAGCTTTAAAATAATATTCTGGAGTGTTCCTTTATAGAGACTATTTTTTTTCATCCCAAAGATTTAAATACCTTACAAATTTATGCATAATTTTCTTATGTATTCAAAAAAAAATTTAAATTAAAATAAAGCATACCTTGAACTATGAAAAAAATGTACTTCATAGCCATCTACCCTCCTCAAAGCATTATTGAGGAAATTAATGGCTTTAAAAAAGATCTGGCCATTAATTTCGCCAATTCTAAAGCACTAAAAAATGAAGCTCACATTACTTTATGTCCACCTTTTGACAGAGAAGCTGAACTTGAAAATGATATTCATGAAGCATTTCAGAAAATCAATACAGATCTTCTGCCTTTTGAAGTCATATTGAATGGTTTTGGAAGTTTTCCCAATCCGAAAAATCCCGTTTTATTTGTACAACCCGAAGAGAATGAAAACTTAAGGCAACTCCAGCTGAATGTTAAAGAAAAATTCAATTTCAGAAAATATTCTTTTAATCCTCATCTAACCGTAGGCTACAGAGATCTCACCTACGAAAACTTTATAAAAGCATGGGGAATCTACCAAAACAAATCTTATAAAACTAAATTTTTAGTTGATAAAATACTTTTACTTCGGCATGACGGGAAATGGATTCCGATTGCAGAGAAAATGCTCACCGGAAAATAATTCCTTATTCATTTTTTAACTCGCTGAATAAAGCAGTATCTTTGAAGCAATGATTTCAGCAGAGAAAATAATATTAGGAATTGACCCCGGAACTACGGTTATGGGATTTGGATTAATTTCTGTGAAGAAAGGAAAGATGGAAATGGTTTCTATCCACGAATTACTTTTGAAGAAATATCCTAACCATGAAACAAAGCTTAAATATATTTTTGATAAAACCCTGGCTCTGATTGATGAATTCCATCCTGATGAGGTAGCTTTGGAAGCTCCTTTTTATGGCAAAAACGTCCAGAGTATGCTAAAATTGGGAAGAGCTCAAGGAGTTGCTATGGCTGCAAGTCTTTACAGAAATATTCCTATCACAGAATATTCTCCAAAAAAAATAAAAATGGCAATTACCGGAAACGGAAACGCAAGCAAGGAGCAGGTTGCAGGAATGCTTCAGAATCTTCTGAAGTTGAAAGAATTCCCCACAAAATACCTCGATGCTTCCGATGGTTTGGCAGTAGCAGTCTGTCATCATTTTAATTCCGGTACACTTACGGATACTAAATCCTATACCGGATGGGAAAGTTTTTTAAAGCAAAACCCGGATCGGCTGAAATAAATATTATTTTGTTTTATATTCAGCAGGAGTAATGGTAAAGTCTGCCGTCGGCTTTCCATTTTTATCAGAATAAAAATACTGTAAAGTCACATCATTATTCCTGAATTCTTCCATATCTTGAGAAGTTTTTACAGTTCTTATCGCACCTTCTTTTGCCTGGCTTTTAAATGTTTCTATTTCTGCAGGCGTCACACTTTCTTTAACATCATCCGTTAGTGTATAATTATATTTGAAAACTTTATTGGGTAAAGCCGAAACACTGTCCAGACGAATTCCGTCATTGAGAATCTGAGGGGTAAGTTTATTCATATTGGTTGCAACTTCCTTCAGTTCTTCATCAATAGTCTTTTCCTTTTTACAGGAAATCAAAACGAATGCGATACACATTAGTGAAAGTTTTACTGCATTTTTCATAACTATCTTTTTTGTAGGTTGGTTATTTAAAGATAAGACTATTTTTACAAATACATTTATACTTTTGATACACTACTCCACACAGCTCTTTTTTCTAAAATTCGTTTATAAATATTGAGTTTTTTTATGTAATTTTAATTTAATCCTCCTCAATTAAAGTACTATTAACCAAAACATTGAATAACAATTTAACTATACTTGGTAAAACATAATACTATTTTTAACATTGGTATGATTTTTAGTATTACTTTTGTATAAATTTTCTGTTATGAAAAAAACACAATCAATTATAAATCAAACCGATTATAAGATCAATTGGTTTCAGAAATTTCTTATGATCTGTTCTGGTGGAAACATCCATATCCTAAGAAAAACACCCAGCGAATGGAATAAATTTTCAGGAATCGGTGGAATAGTTCTTTTTACTGCTGTATTTGCTACCCTTTCTGCAGGTTACGCTATGTTTACTGTATTTGATAATATTTGGACAGCCATTGGATTTGGTATATTATGGGGGCTGATGATTTTTAATCTCGACCGTTATATTGTTTCATCCATAAAAAAAACAGGTACATGGTGGAATCAGATATTAATGGCTATTCCCCGTCTTGTATTGGCAACTTTTTTAGGTATTATCATTTCAAAGCCATTAGAACTTAAAATTTTTGAAAAAGAAGTCAACAAGCAATTGAATACCATTATTCAAAGAAACAAGAAGCAGTTGCAGGGAGAAATGAACGGACGTATCCTGCAACAAAGCGGACCTTTTGAGACCGAGAAAAAACAAATCTCTGAAAAGATTGCTCAATATCAAAAATCTTATGACTCCGCCTCAGTAGAACTTGAAAAAGAAATTCTTGGTACCAAAACAGGTCTTACCAGCGGAAAAGTAGGTTTCGGGAGCAATGCCAAACGTAAACAGGAGCTAAAGGAACAAAGACGGCAGGATTTAGAAAATTATCAGAAACAGGTTGCTCCAAGATTGGAATATCTTGATAAGGAAATTTCAAAAGTTTATACTAACCTTGAAACAGAAAGAAAATCAACTGAAACTTTTGAAGACAAATTCAATGGTTTTGCTGCAAGACTTCAGGCTTTGGATGAGCTGGGAAGAAACTCAGCAATTATAGGATTAGCAGCCAGCTTTATTATGGGTCTTTTTATCTGTCTCGAAATCTCACCGGTTCTGGTAAAACTTATTTCACATATTGGGCCTTATGACCACCTTCTTGAAAAAACCGAAAATGATTTCCGATTATATGCTAAAGAAAAGATAGAGAAAGGAAATGCCGTCACTGATTTCAGGATTGATGATTTCAAAAACAAACTCGGAGAATAAATCAACAAACTCTTAAAGTCTTAAGGAATAATTTTTGATAAAATAATGATATGCCTTCAAGTGTAGTCAATCATTATCTATATTTCCCGAAAACTGAAATATTAAGAATTATATATCAGTCAGGAGCTGTTTATGATTACTATAAGGTTCCGGCAGAAATATCTGAGAAATTCAAAACAGCAAGATCAAAAGGACAATTCTTAAACTATGTCATTAAGCCAAAGTTTAAATTTAAAAAGATTAAATGAGATTATGTTTCTGCTAACATAAATATAAAATGCCTCCAATAAATGGAGGCATTTCGTTTATTTATACGGACTTATAAATTATTTAATAATTAGCTTAGATGTTTTACTGTTTTTTCCATTTGAAACCTGGATCATATACACTCCTTTTTCAAGTTGTTGGTTTATTTTGTAAACATCTTTTCCTTCTCCTGTTACAGATGGATTAGCAATTAACCTTCCTGACATGTCCAAAATAGAAACTTTTAGATCTTTCCCGTTCTTTGCCTTAATGAATACATTATCACCGCTTATTACTGGATTTGGATAAATAACCAAATCATCATTATCAGTCTTAACTTCACTTGTACTTAAGTTTGTTACTAATGTTACAGAATAGTCTTCTACTTGGCCATATCCCAACTGTCCACAAGGCGAATAAGAACTAGGACTACTCATATCGGTTAACACTCTCATTCGAAGAGGAGTATTCATTACAGCAGTTGATGGAGGAGTAAAGTTAGCTGTAAAAGTTCCAAAACCTCCTGCTCCGGCAGCTACATTATTCCCTGATGCAACTAATTCAGATGCTTCAAATGTCCCGTTATTATTATAATCAATCCAAACTCTAATAGATTGATCTGCTGTTGTAGCCTTTAAAAATTCTACTGTTACGGTTTGTTGTTGATTTACAACTAAAGAAGTATGCACATTAGCCAAGCAACCATTTAAGGTATAATCTATATAGTAATTTGCATGAGCCTGCCAATACCCCGGTGACTCATTATTGATATCACCTAACTTAACCGCAGTAGGTCCTGCTAAGAAATTTCCGGGATTAGCTATTCCGGTAGGATTACAGGTAGCAGCAATCGGTACAATTGACGGAACAGGTGTTGCAGGTAAAGGCGTTGCTCCCTTTGAGGTTGTTAAACTGCTTCTAAATATCATAAAATAATTATCTATACTCTCCCCTTGCCCTGCTGTAAATTTTTGAGCAACAGAATTAGAATAATTCATCATATTATATTGTACTCCCTGATAATTAGTACTAGTACATGGATTAATTGAAGAATTAGTTGGTACTGGCCAAAGTAAATATCCACTACCCGCTCTCTCTGTATCACAAATTCCATCATCGTCTTCATCACATACCCCAGTAGTTGGAGGACAATAATCTGCTGCTCCAGGAGAAGCTGCATAATTCCCACCTTGGAAAGTATGGTACAATCCCATAGCATGTCCAAACTCATGGGCAAATGTCGTATCATGAGCATTTGTAACAACCCCTGACTTCATGAAAGATTCATAGTTTGCGTCAAGATTATTAGGAAAGGCTGCAAACCCCATCAGTCCTGAATTAGGAGAGGTGTTACCATCAAATGTACTGATGATATAAATATTAAAATAAGAAGCTTCAGGCCAGTGTGGCGCCAAAGTCTTAATAGCTGTTCTATTAGCTCCATTAGCTGTTTGATATGCCATTCCAGATGTATTATAACCACTCAAACTACCTCCATCATATCTGATAATACCATTAGTTGATGTACAATTCGGTGTTCTTTTCGCTAATACCAATCTAATTGGAAAAACTGCAGATTGTCCAAAGTCCGCCGGCACACCACTAGCAGGCCAAGCATAAGTACCTGCATACATTTGATTTGCTCGCTCTATCCACGCCTGAATATCAGCATCAGATTTATTATAAGTAGTTCCAACAGCAGCACCAGTAGGATAAATAACATGTACAACAACAGGAATTTCATAAACACCATTCACTAATTTAGCCGATGCCATAGAAGGGTTGCTGGCCTTCTCCTCTTTAATTTTTTTAACAATCTTTTCAAATGCCTGTCTCATTCCAGGATTTTGTCTATCCTGCAAGGCTAATTCTTCATCAAAACCACAGATTTTATTTTGTTGCTGAGCCGTTAATGATAACGAAAACAACGTAAAACCATAAAGTAATGTTTTCTTCATTTCTTTTAATTATTTTAAGGTTTCCAAATTTACAAATTAATTATTCATATTTTACTTGTATGGCACGTTTTATAATTAATTTTCAAAACATTAGAAAGTTTAAAAGCATATTCCAAAAAACTGTAAAATAAAAAAGCTGCTCAATAGGCAATTGAACAGCTTTCATTATATTTAGGAAAATAATCTTATAAAGAATAATTCGGAGCTTCCTGAGTAATAATCACATCATGTGGATGTGATTCTTTCAATCCGCTACCTGTAATCATTACCATTTTAGTGTCTTTTTGTAAAGCTTCAACATCTTTTGCTCCACAATATCCCATTCCGGCTCTAAGTCCTCCTGTCAACTGGAAAATAACATCTTCCAATTTTCCTTTACTAGGCACTCTTCCTTCAATTCCTTCCGGAACGAATTTCTTAGCTTCACTTTGGAAGTATCTTTCTTTTCCTCCTCTTTTCATAGCAGAAAGACTTCCCATTCCCTGGTAGGTTTTGAATTTTCTACCCTGGAAAATGATTTCTTCTCCCGGTGCTTCATCAGTTCCTGCTAATAATGAACCTAACATCACTGCTCCCGCTCCACTCGCGATTGCCTTAACAATATCTCCTGAAAGCTTAATCCCTCCGTCAGCAATTACTGCAACATTTTTAGTTTTAGCATATTCATACACGTTATAAATGGCAGATAACTGAGGAACTCCAACTCCTGCAACTACTCTTGTTGTACAAATAGAACCCGGCCCAACTCCTACTTTAAGAACGTTTGCTCCAGCTTTGATCAAATCTTCAGCAGCTTCAGCCGTTACAATATTTCCTCCAACAATATCCAAATCCGGATATGCTTTTCTGATTTCTGAAATTTTATCTAACACTCCTTTTGAATGACCATGTGCAGAATCAATTCCGATGATATCCACTCCAGCCTGAACCAAAGCAGCAATTCTGTCTAAAGTATCTTCTCCGACTCCAACTCCCGCTCCAACGATTAAACGTCCGTTTTTGTCTTTGTTAGCGTTTGGATATTCTAATTGATTGTCGATATCTTTAATCGTAATCAATCCTACTAATTTATTATCAGCATCCACGATAGGAAGCTTTTCAACTCTGTTTTTAAGAAGGATTTCTTTTGCTTTTTCCAGGTTTGTATTTTTATCAGAAGTGATCAGATTATCTTTCGTCATGATCTCTTCAACCTTCATATCAAGGTTTTCCTGATATTTTACATCTCTGTTTGTAATAATACCGATCAATGTATTTTCAGCATCTACAACGGGAAGACCGGAGATTTTATATTTAGCCATTGTTTCTTTAGCCTGTGCCAAAGTATGGTCTTTTGAAAGGGTAACAGGATCAGAAATCATTCCGTTTTCAGAACGTTTTACTCTGTTTACTTGTGCAGCCTGTTCCGCAATCGTCATATTTTTGTGAATGAAACCCAAACCTCCAACTCTCGCTAAAGCAATTGCTAAATCAGCCTCTGTAACGGTATCCATTGCAGCAGAAACGATAGGAACATTGAGCGTAATTTTGTCGGTAAGTCTTGATTTTAATGAAACCTGATTAGGTAAAACTTCTGAATAAGAAGGGACTAGAAGCACGTCATCGAAAGTGATGGCTGTCTCTACAATTTTGTTATGAATAGACATCTTTACTTTCTTGCAAAATTAAGATATTTTAGCGAGATACGAAAATCGATTTTGATAGTTTACATAAAATTTAATAATCAATAACTTAAATCAAAAAAACCGTTCTTTTTCAGAACGGCCTGATTGTACAAAATAATAAGTATATGAATATGAAGTGTCTTATTTATCCGCCGCCGAAGCAATCATTTTAGAAATGTCATCTGCGGTAAAGCTTCCTTTAACATCTACAAAAACCAATTCTTTATCGGAGTTTACCGTGATCAACATATTTTTGATAACATCATCTTTTTGTTTTACACGAATGTTCACATTATCTCCATCATGCTTTATAGTTGCCCAGTCTTCGTAATTATTGTTATTTAAGTAATTTGCAAAATCTTTCAGCATAGCCCTGTCTCCATTTTCTACTGTCAATACTTTTATTTTGGAAACTTTTTTGACCAGTTTAATTATTTCATCATTATCTTTCCCTTCTTCCCTCAATGCTTTTTTAATTACAGGTTTTGCAATAAACATGGGTACATTAATACTTGTAAATCTCGCTCCTTTAAAATCGTTCCCGGAATCCGAAAAATAAACCATATTTCCTCTTCCGGAAGAAACGATACATGACTGCATCAGGAACATCGTACCAATGATCAGAAAAATGTTCTTTAGTATTTTCATGGCGATTGTTTTAGTTTTTAATTAATTTGCTTTAAAGCCCCACCTGAGGTTTTACTGATATCGGATGTGATTTCTGGATTACCTTTATATTTAATGATGCCTCCTGAAGATGCTTTTGCTTTTAATTTATCAGTAACATTCACAGAAAGACTAGACCCCGATGAAGATTCCGCATCTGCCATATTTGCTTTTAAGTTTTCAGCATTACAAAGAGCTCCACTGCTCATATCAAAGCTTGCTATTCCTGTCTGCCCTTCAAAAGTTGTATTCGAACCGCTTGATCCTTTGAAAGTAAAGTTTTTAGAATTGATATTAATTTTAATATCGGATCCGGAAGTTGCTTCCACCGTTGTATTATTTGAAATCATAAACTTACCTTTCACTATAGAACCGGAAGATGCATCAATCACCATATTATTTTCTTTCACAGCATTAACTGTTGTAAAGGTTGATCCAGAAGAAGTTTTAATATTATCCATTCTTGGCGAAGAAACATTTACACTGATGTTTTTGAATTTCAGGTTTTTCTGCCCTTTGTTATCAACATAAACTTTTAACACCCCGTTCTCAACTTTAGTAATGATATACTGCAACTTGTCTGCATCTGCAATGACCTTAATGTTAGTAGGACTTTCCTGTTTAAAAACTACATTTACACCAGTACTCACCTGGATTCCTGAAAATTCACCGACATTTCTGGCTTCTCCGTTTAAATAGGAAGAGGTAATGTCTGAAGTAATATTGTTTCGGGTATTGGTAACAGGATTGATTTTCGTTTCCGTCGAACTGATAAGTTTATTAATATCATTCATAGACAATTTACCATCCAGCTTCACCAGAATATTCTCTTCACCTCCGCTATCAATGCTTAATAACAGATCATCCAGAATTCCGTTTTTTTCTTCCGCTGAAAGAAATTTTATTTTGGCACCATTACTGTTCATGGTCATGATTTCGTTATAATTCAAATTGCTTAAATAAGACGAAATATCTTTGCTGATCTGATCTAGCTTTTGCCCTTTTACAGAATTTCCATCCTGAGGTTTTTCCGCAATAAATACTTTCAAACCATTAATTTTTGATAATAAAGGCTTGATCTGATCCAGTTCCGCATCACCAAGATCCAGGTTATTCAGCATTCCGAACATCGGTTTTGCAATTTTTATAGAAGTTACACCCTCTACTTCCTGATATTTGTCAAAAAGCTGGTCAAGTTTATCTTTTTGCCCATACACATTGAAAAAATGTGAGAAGGCCAGTGCGAATATTATGATTATTTTTTTCATGAGTTCAATTTTATTTTCTGAGGATTAGAGCCTGATCAGGAGCATAATCTTTAAGGTTAATTAATAATCGTCTTCAACGACTTTTGGTTGTACCAGTTTTTCACTGACGTTATTTGCAAATATTTGGAATGAATACTTAGTCACATTAATAGCTTCTTCCACATTTTCAATTCTTTTTCCGTTGACAATCACATAAGAATCTTTATAGCCTGTAGAATCTGAAGCTTTTTTGTAAGAAGAATTGTAAACATATTTCAGCTTTCTTTCTTTTTTCAATCTTCCTCTTTTAGGTAAAATTTCATCTAAAACATCTTTTTCTGCAAT
Above is a genomic segment from Chryseobacterium geocarposphaerae containing:
- a CDS encoding 2'-5' RNA ligase family protein produces the protein MYFIAIYPPQSIIEEINGFKKDLAINFANSKALKNEAHITLCPPFDREAELENDIHEAFQKINTDLLPFEVILNGFGSFPNPKNPVLFVQPEENENLRQLQLNVKEKFNFRKYSFNPHLTVGYRDLTYENFIKAWGIYQNKSYKTKFLVDKILLLRHDGKWIPIAEKMLTGK
- a CDS encoding DUF4407 domain-containing protein produces the protein MKKTQSIINQTDYKINWFQKFLMICSGGNIHILRKTPSEWNKFSGIGGIVLFTAVFATLSAGYAMFTVFDNIWTAIGFGILWGLMIFNLDRYIVSSIKKTGTWWNQILMAIPRLVLATFLGIIISKPLELKIFEKEVNKQLNTIIQRNKKQLQGEMNGRILQQSGPFETEKKQISEKIAQYQKSYDSASVELEKEILGTKTGLTSGKVGFGSNAKRKQELKEQRRQDLENYQKQVAPRLEYLDKEISKVYTNLETERKSTETFEDKFNGFAARLQALDELGRNSAIIGLAASFIMGLFICLEISPVLVKLISHIGPYDHLLEKTENDFRLYAKEKIEKGNAVTDFRIDDFKNKLGE
- a CDS encoding PadR family transcriptional regulator, with protein sequence MKKNSLYKGTLQNIILKLLSKEVKMYGYQITQRAKELTEGELEMTEGALYPLLHKLEADGIITSEVQEINGRNRKYYLLTDKGKKQQALQENEMKSYLFNLKTIFDI
- a CDS encoding DUF4252 domain-containing protein, with protein sequence MKKIIIIFALAFSHFFNVYGQKDKLDQLFDKYQEVEGVTSIKIAKPMFGMLNNLDLGDAELDQIKPLLSKINGLKVFIAEKPQDGNSVKGQKLDQISKDISSYLSNLNYNEIMTMNSNGAKIKFLSAEEKNGILDDLLLSIDSGGEENILVKLDGKLSMNDINKLISSTETKINPVTNTRNNITSDITSSYLNGEARNVGEFSGIQVSTGVNVVFKQESPTNIKVIADADKLQYIITKVENGVLKVYVDNKGQKNLKFKNISVNVSSPRMDNIKTSSGSTFTTVNAVKENNMVIDASSGSIVKGKFMISNNTTVEATSGSDIKININSKNFTFKGSSGSNTTFEGQTGIASFDMSSGALCNAENLKANMADAESSSGSSLSVNVTDKLKAKASSGGIIKYKGNPEITSDISKTSGGALKQIN
- a CDS encoding zinc-dependent metalloprotease, with translation MKKTLLYGFTLFSLSLTAQQQNKICGFDEELALQDRQNPGMRQAFEKIVKKIKEEKASNPSMASAKLVNGVYEIPVVVHVIYPTGAAVGTTYNKSDADIQAWIERANQMYAGTYAWPASGVPADFGQSAVFPIRLVLAKRTPNCTSTNGIIRYDGGSLSGYNTSGMAYQTANGANRTAIKTLAPHWPEASYFNIYIISTFDGNTSPNSGLMGFAAFPNNLDANYESFMKSGVVTNAHDTTFAHEFGHAMGLYHTFQGGNYAASPGAADYCPPTTGVCDEDDDGICDTERAGSGYLLWPVPTNSSINPCTSTNYQGVQYNMMNYSNSVAQKFTAGQGESIDNYFMIFRSSLTTSKGATPLPATPVPSIVPIAATCNPTGIANPGNFLAGPTAVKLGDINNESPGYWQAHANYYIDYTLNGCLANVHTSLVVNQQQTVTVEFLKATTADQSIRVWIDYNNNGTFEASELVASGNNVAAGAGGFGTFTANFTPPSTAVMNTPLRMRVLTDMSSPSSYSPCGQLGYGQVEDYSVTLVTNLSTSEVKTDNDDLVIYPNPVISGDNVFIKAKNGKDLKVSILDMSGRLIANPSVTGEGKDVYKINQQLEKGVYMIQVSNGKNSKTSKLIIK
- the guaB gene encoding IMP dehydrogenase — protein: MSIHNKIVETAITFDDVLLVPSYSEVLPNQVSLKSRLTDKITLNVPIVSAAMDTVTEADLAIALARVGGLGFIHKNMTIAEQAAQVNRVKRSENGMISDPVTLSKDHTLAQAKETMAKYKISGLPVVDAENTLIGIITNRDVKYQENLDMKVEEIMTKDNLITSDKNTNLEKAKEILLKNRVEKLPIVDADNKLVGLITIKDIDNQLEYPNANKDKNGRLIVGAGVGVGEDTLDRIAALVQAGVDIIGIDSAHGHSKGVLDKISEIRKAYPDLDIVGGNIVTAEAAEDLIKAGANVLKVGVGPGSICTTRVVAGVGVPQLSAIYNVYEYAKTKNVAVIADGGIKLSGDIVKAIASGAGAVMLGSLLAGTDEAPGEEIIFQGRKFKTYQGMGSLSAMKRGGKERYFQSEAKKFVPEGIEGRVPSKGKLEDVIFQLTGGLRAGMGYCGAKDVEALQKDTKMVMITGSGLKESHPHDVIITQEAPNYSL
- a CDS encoding LamG-like jellyroll fold domain-containing protein — protein: MKAKIYLFLLMNAFFTLKAQTPEILYYKFEGTASNIPNLATNPPTGTQTGEIVGNLTLGNNTTCLGNGLIGSGSTGTSNYFNTKWNLALSGSWTIHLKFNNYTSDVTTVYYLLGDALTGGNSFRMFTNGAPGTGGVRLTANGMSNVDIPGVFSTTPALVDLIFVYDNSLQNIKAYLNGVLKTTVAQSAPLVFNGALFKLGTYGTNTGMKAGMTMDEFGLFNRAITDTEIATLNNFCSNLSTAEVKKDNNAKIVVKGNNLILTKGNFGKYSIYDLSGRQIQTDDESSNSVGIGLLKKGIYIIKYGNVSERFKY
- a CDS encoding KTSC domain-containing protein, producing the protein MPSSVVNHYLYFPKTEILRIIYQSGAVYDYYKVPAEISEKFKTARSKGQFLNYVIKPKFKFKKIK
- the ruvC gene encoding crossover junction endodeoxyribonuclease RuvC, which produces MSAEKIILGIDPGTTVMGFGLISVKKGKMEMVSIHELLLKKYPNHETKLKYIFDKTLALIDEFHPDEVALEAPFYGKNVQSMLKLGRAQGVAMAASLYRNIPITEYSPKKIKMAITGNGNASKEQVAGMLQNLLKLKEFPTKYLDASDGLAVAVCHHFNSGTLTDTKSYTGWESFLKQNPDRLK
- a CDS encoding DUF4252 domain-containing protein, producing MKILKNIFLIIGTMFLMQSCIVSSGRGNMVYFSDSGNDFKGARFTSINVPMFIAKPVIKKALREEGKDNDEIIKLVKKVSKIKVLTVENGDRAMLKDFANYLNNNNYEDWATIKHDGDNVNIRVKQKDDVIKNMLITVNSDKELVFVDVKGSFTADDISKMIASAADK